Genomic window ([Empedobacter] haloabium):
GCGCCACCGCCTGCGCGCAGAAGAACTGGTGGCGCAGGTTGACGGCCAGGCTGTCGTTCCAGTACTGCGGCGTCACTTCGTGCACCTGGTGGCGGTTGTCGTTGGCCGCGTTGTTGATCAGGATCTCGACCGCGCCGACCTCCCGCTCGATCTGCGCGAACGTGGCAGCCACGGCGTCGAGGTCCGTCAGGTCGCAGCGCAGGAAGCGGGGCGGGTGAGCCACGCCGGCGCCGGTCGCGACCTGCGCCGCCAGCGCGTGCGACGCCTCCTCGGCGATGTCCAGGAACACGACCTGCGCGCCCTGGCGCGCGAACGCGTCGACGATGGCCGCGCCGATGCCGGTGCCGCCACCGGTGACGACCACGCGCTTGCCAGCCAGGTTGGGATAGGTCGCGTACACCAGCGGCGCCCTGCTTGTCGTTGCTACGGTCATCGATTCGTCTCCGTTTGTGGTGTTGGCAGGTTGCGCCGGGCCAGGTTGCCGTACAGCGCACGCACGCCGAAGGTCCAGGGCGCGATGCGGTCGCTGCGCTGGACATGATTGACCAGGCCACCCAGCGCCGGCGTCGTGATGGTGACGCGGTCGCCCAGGTGGTGGGTAAAGCCGCCGCCCGCGCTGTCGCGGTCCTTGATCGGCGAGAACATGGTCCCCAGGAACAGCATGAAGCCGTCCGGGTACTGGTGGTGCCTGCCGCAGGTCTGCGCGACCAGGTCGAGCGGGTCGCGGCTGATCTGGCGCATCATGCTGGCGCCAGCGAGCACGAAGTCGTCGTCGGCGCCTTCGATGGTCAGGCGCACCTCGGCGTTGCGCACCGTGTCCAGCGTGAAGCGTTCGTCGAACAGGCGGATGAAGGGGCCGATGGCGCAGGAACCGTTGTTGTCCTTGGCCTTGCCCAGCAACAGGGCGCTGCGGCCCTCGATGTCGCGCAGGTTGACGTCGTTGCCCAGGGTGGCGCCCATCACGCTGCCGCGGCTGTTGACGGCCAGTACGATCTCCGGCTCGGGGTTGTTCCACTGCGAATCCGGGTGCAGGCCGACGTCCGCGCCGAAGCCGACCGCCGACATCGGCTGCGACTTCGAAAACACCTCGGCATACGGGCCGATGCCCACTTCCATGTACTGCGACCAGGCACCGCGGCTGATGAATTCCTGCTTCAGTTTTTCTGCTTCGGGCGAGCCGGGCTTGATGCTGGACAGGTCGGCGCCGATCGTGGCCAGCAGCTCGCCGCGCAGGCGCTCGGCGCGGGCGGCATCGCCGCCGGCCTGTTCCTCGATCACGCGTTCCAGCAGGCTGACGGCGAACGTGACGCCGCAGGCCTTGATGGCCTGCAGGTCGCATGGTGCCAGCAGCCGCGCCGGTGTGTGGTTGCCGGCGAGGGCATCGACGATCAGCCGCTCGGCGTTGCCCAGGTGCTCGCCGGGCGCCGTGCGGGCGATGGCCACGGCATCTTCGCGTTCCAGCAGGTCGGCGACGGTGGCCGCGTGGGCGGTGATGTCGTACACCTCGCCGGCGCGCACGGCGACGACGCAGGGGCCGTCGATGGCGCCGCCGCGCCAGACGCGCCCGACCAGCAGGGCGTCGGCCAGGTCGGCCGGCAGCAGCGACATTGCTGACGCTTCCTTCATGATTGTCTCCTTGTCGGTGTTGTATCGGTTATCGGCGGCCCAGGCTGGGCCGCTTGGGCGAATAGGTCCAGCCGGGCACCAGGTATTGCATGGCCATCGCATCGTCGCGCGCGCTGCCGCCCACTTCCTTGAACAGGGCGTGGGCCGCCATGATGCGTTCCATGTCCGGCTCGATGCCCAGGCCTGGCCGGTCCGGCACGGCGACCGCGCCGCCGATGATCTCGAGCGGCTCGCGGGTCAGGCGGGCCAAGCCTTCCTGCCAGATCCAGTGCGTGTCGATCGCCGTGATGCGGCCCGGCGCGGCCGCCGCCGCGTGGGTGAACATCGCCAGCGACACGTCGAAGTGGTTGTTCGAATGCGAACCCCACGTCAGGCCCCAGTCGTGGCACAGCTGCGCCAGCCGCACGGCGCCTTGCATCGTCCAGAAGTGCGGGTCGGCCAGCGGGATGTCGACGGCGTCC
Coding sequences:
- a CDS encoding SDR family oxidoreductase, which encodes MTVATTSRAPLVYATYPNLAGKRVVVTGGGTGIGAAIVDAFARQGAQVVFLDIAEEASHALAAQVATGAGVAHPPRFLRCDLTDLDAVAATFAQIEREVGAVEILINNAANDNRHQVHEVTPQYWNDSLAVNLRHQFFCAQAVAPGMKAAGGGVILNFGSISWHLALDSLSLYMTAKAAIEGLTRGLARDLGNDGIRVNTIIPGSVKTPRQMALWHSPEDEANILAAQCLHERVEPEDVAALTLFLASDNAGRCSGRDYFVDAGWYGA
- a CDS encoding fumarylacetoacetate hydrolase family protein, with product MKEASAMSLLPADLADALLVGRVWRGGAIDGPCVVAVRAGEVYDITAHAATVADLLEREDAVAIARTAPGEHLGNAERLIVDALAGNHTPARLLAPCDLQAIKACGVTFAVSLLERVIEEQAGGDAARAERLRGELLATIGADLSSIKPGSPEAEKLKQEFISRGAWSQYMEVGIGPYAEVFSKSQPMSAVGFGADVGLHPDSQWNNPEPEIVLAVNSRGSVMGATLGNDVNLRDIEGRSALLLGKAKDNNGSCAIGPFIRLFDERFTLDTVRNAEVRLTIEGADDDFVLAGASMMRQISRDPLDLVAQTCGRHHQYPDGFMLFLGTMFSPIKDRDSAGGGFTHHLGDRVTITTPALGGLVNHVQRSDRIAPWTFGVRALYGNLARRNLPTPQTETNR